Proteins from a single region of Caloramator sp. E03:
- the codY gene encoding GTP-sensing pleiotropic transcriptional regulator CodY, which yields MQTLLDKTRMLNKILQKSATEPVIFSDICELLSKIMDCNVYVVSRKGKILGYSLFAGFECEIVSKKVLAEQKFPEEYNNKILKITETKPNIKEEGLCVFDHDTECLHHNKITTIVPIMGNRERLGTLIIARYDKEFDNDDLVLAEYSATIIGMEIIRSKQDEYEEEARKKAVVQLAIGTLSYSELEAVEHIFNELEGNEGLLVASKIADKVGITRSVIVNALRKFESAGVIESRSLGMKGTHIKILNDKLLDELKKLRS from the coding sequence ATGCAGACGCTATTAGATAAAACACGAATGCTAAATAAAATACTCCAAAAATCAGCTACTGAACCTGTAATTTTTTCTGATATATGTGAATTATTAAGTAAAATAATGGATTGCAATGTATATGTAGTAAGTAGAAAAGGTAAAATATTAGGCTACAGTCTTTTTGCTGGTTTTGAATGTGAAATAGTAAGTAAAAAGGTACTTGCTGAACAAAAGTTTCCAGAAGAATATAATAATAAAATTTTAAAGATTACAGAAACAAAGCCAAATATTAAAGAAGAAGGTCTTTGCGTGTTTGATCACGATACAGAGTGCCTACATCATAATAAAATAACTACGATTGTACCTATAATGGGCAACAGAGAAAGATTAGGAACTTTAATAATAGCAAGGTATGATAAAGAATTTGACAATGATGATCTTGTACTTGCTGAATATAGTGCTACAATAATTGGAATGGAAATTATAAGATCAAAACAGGATGAATATGAAGAAGAGGCAAGGAAAAAGGCTGTTGTTCAACTTGCAATAGGAACACTTTCTTATTCAGAACTTGAAGCAGTTGAACATATATTTAATGAGCTTGAAGGAAATGAAGGTTTACTTGTTGCAAGTAAAATAGCTGATAAAGTTGGTATTACAAGATCTGTTATAGTAAATGCTTTAAGAAAATTTGAAAGTGCAGGCGTAATAGAATCCAGATCCTTAGGTATGAAGGGAACGCATATTAAGATATTAAATGACAAGTTACTTGATGAACTTAAAAAGCTTAGAAGCTAA
- a CDS encoding ribonuclease HII has protein sequence MEEYNNRKKYEIELYKQNYKAVAGVDEVGRGPLAGPVYAAAVILNPSLDILEIKDSKKLSSNQRDKLSKDIKKKCLDFAIGIASVKEIDSINILNATKLAMKRAIMSLKLKPDYLLIDALHLDDISIPQISVIKGDDLSISIGAASIIAKVERDEYMKKISLQYPQYNFDRNKGYGTKDHIEAIKKYGLCDLHRKSFVKNFI, from the coding sequence ATGGAAGAATATAACAACAGAAAAAAATATGAAATTGAACTATATAAACAAAACTATAAAGCAGTAGCCGGTGTTGATGAAGTAGGGAGAGGCCCCCTTGCTGGACCTGTTTACGCTGCTGCTGTTATTTTAAATCCCAGCTTGGACATACTTGAAATTAAAGATTCAAAAAAACTTTCATCTAATCAAAGAGATAAACTTTCAAAGGATATCAAAAAAAAATGTTTAGACTTTGCAATTGGTATTGCTAGCGTAAAAGAAATAGATAGTATAAATATATTAAATGCAACAAAACTTGCAATGAAAAGAGCTATAATGAGTCTTAAATTAAAGCCAGATTATCTTTTGATAGATGCTTTGCATCTTGATGATATATCTATACCTCAAATATCAGTTATAAAAGGAGATGATTTATCTATATCAATAGGTGCTGCTTCAATTATTGCGAAGGTTGAAAGAGATGAATATATGAAAAAAATATCTCTTCAATATCCTCAATATAATTTTGATAGAAATAAAGGTTATGGAACTAAAGATCATATAGAAGCAATAAAAAAGTATGGTCTTTGTGATTTGCATAGAAAGTCATTTGTAAAGAATTTTATTTAA
- the dprA gene encoding DNA-processing protein DprA, with the protein MDVNLLSLWFLDINLKKEIKVNILKNGISPESFYKMSIKDYLEHNINILEAERIEKSKKIEVYKDIDSYMSKEKINLVLYSDEKYPFILKNIPNPPVGLFIKGELPNIDNSLAVVGTRKATDYGKTAAYKLSFDAAAKGIIIISGMARGIDTCAHRGALDSGGITIAVMGSGFKNIYPSENKKLMYEIAERGCVISEYFPDTKPFYSNFPERNRIISGLSKYTMVVEAGEKSGALITAEFALEQGRDVFAIPGNIFSFKSIGTNKLIKDGAKLILNSEDILEEFNLTDKKHINITLDEFESFILDNLKTEGSTIEQLCNNLDIDTKILISTLSKLECKGIIKKAYGNYFIKA; encoded by the coding sequence ATGGATGTTAATTTACTTTCTTTATGGTTTCTTGATATAAATTTAAAAAAGGAAATTAAAGTAAATATACTCAAAAATGGTATATCTCCTGAATCCTTTTATAAAATGAGTATAAAGGATTATTTAGAGCATAATATTAATATTCTTGAAGCAGAAAGAATTGAAAAATCAAAAAAAATTGAAGTTTATAAAGATATAGATTCATATATGTCAAAGGAAAAAATAAACTTAGTTTTATATAGTGATGAAAAATATCCTTTTATCTTAAAAAATATACCTAATCCACCAGTAGGACTTTTTATAAAAGGTGAATTGCCTAATATTGATAATTCTTTAGCTGTTGTTGGTACAAGAAAGGCAACAGATTATGGTAAGACTGCAGCCTATAAGTTATCATTTGACGCTGCTGCCAAAGGTATTATAATAATAAGCGGTATGGCAAGGGGAATAGATACATGTGCTCATAGAGGAGCATTAGATAGTGGAGGCATAACAATTGCTGTTATGGGTAGTGGCTTTAAAAACATTTATCCTTCGGAAAATAAAAAACTAATGTATGAAATAGCAGAAAGAGGTTGTGTTATATCTGAATATTTTCCTGATACAAAGCCATTTTATAGCAATTTTCCTGAAAGGAATAGAATTATAAGTGGACTTTCTAAATATACTATGGTAGTTGAAGCAGGAGAAAAGAGTGGAGCTCTAATTACAGCAGAATTTGCTTTAGAGCAAGGTAGAGATGTTTTTGCTATACCAGGAAATATTTTTAGTTTTAAAAGTATTGGTACAAATAAGCTTATTAAAGATGGAGCTAAATTAATATTAAACAGTGAAGATATACTTGAAGAATTTAACCTTACAGATAAAAAGCACATTAATATAACATTAGATGAATTTGAGTCTTTTATATTAGATAATTTAAAAACAGAAGGATCTACTATTGAACAACTATGCAATAATTTAGATATTGACACAAAAATTTTGATTTCAACTTTAAGTAAGCTTGAATGTAAAGGCATAATTAAGAAAGCTTATGGTAATTATTTTATTAAAGCATAA
- a CDS encoding aspartyl-phosphate phosphatase Spo0E family protein, with protein MGDVQRIKNHIEKTRKYLYELIKVKGNLTDEEIVLISQELDKAINVYYKVQKTKLEGYSYI; from the coding sequence ATGGGAGATGTACAAAGGATTAAAAACCATATTGAAAAGACAAGAAAATATCTTTATGAGTTAATAAAAGTTAAAGGTAATTTAACGGATGAAGAAATTGTATTAATAAGTCAAGAGCTTGATAAAGCAATAAATGTATATTATAAAGTACAGAAAACTAAATTAGAAGGTTATAGCTACATATAA
- a CDS encoding YraN family protein, giving the protein MLNKKLTGKLGEDIAVKYLKQNGYIILQKNYRTKYGEIDIIAKDDKYLVFIEVKARRSQNFGYPREAVDIYKQTRIKNIASLYLASKKITNSKVRFDVVEVVLDNDDNVKSILIIKDAFD; this is encoded by the coding sequence ATGCTTAATAAAAAGCTTACAGGTAAGCTTGGAGAAGATATTGCAGTTAAGTATTTAAAACAAAATGGATATATAATACTTCAAAAAAACTATAGAACAAAGTATGGTGAGATAGATATAATTGCAAAGGATGATAAATATTTAGTATTTATTGAAGTAAAAGCTCGCAGAAGTCAAAACTTTGGATATCCTCGTGAAGCAGTAGATATATATAAACAAACAAGAATTAAAAATATTGCAAGCCTATATTTAGCATCAAAAAAAATTACAAATTCTAAAGTACGCTTTGATGTTGTTGAAGTAGTTTTAGATAATGACGATAATGTTAAATCAATATTAATTATTAAAGATGCCTTTGACTAA
- the topA gene encoding type I DNA topoisomerase, which produces MAQSLVIVESPSKAKTIGKFLDKNFKVKASMGHVRDLPKSQIGVDIENNYTPKYITIRGKGKLIDELKKEAKKSDKIFLATDPDREGEAISWHLATILGLDDNEKCRIEFHEITKKAVFEAINKPRAINKNLVDAQQTRRILDRLVGYKISPILWRKVKWGLSAGRVQSVAVRLICDREKEIKDFIPKEYWSLTAKFKEANKTFEAKFYGINNKKISIDSEEQVNSIINEIKNSEFRVEDIKNQERKKNPLPPFITSTLQQEAYKKLNFTTKKTMSIAQQLYEGIDLKNEGTVGLITYMRTDSVRISSEAQESALKYIKIKYGDNYIPAIKRNYKTKENAQDAHEAIRPTMVEREPDSIKDSLTNDQYKLYNLIWSRFIASQMSEAVFDTITVDIKAKDYLFKANGSTMKFPGFLTVYKTEEDEEEENKIPKLENGQVLCLKSLDPAQHFTQPPARYTEATLVKALEENGIGRPSTYAPIISTILERGYVVKEKKSLYPTELGIVVTDLLKEYFKDIVDVEFTAQMENKLDEIEDGKAYWIKIVDDFYRPLKSQIESAEEKISKIDIEEQVEVTDVKCDKCGRNMVIKRGKFGKFLACPGYPECKNTKPLVEEIDVPCPKCGSKVVIRKSKKGKIFYGCSRYPECNFVSWYKPTNEKCPNCGEILYEKNLKGQKQFICLNEECKYKKTER; this is translated from the coding sequence ATGGCTCAGTCCCTTGTTATTGTTGAATCACCTTCTAAAGCAAAAACTATAGGAAAATTCTTAGATAAAAACTTTAAAGTTAAAGCATCAATGGGACATGTAAGGGATCTGCCTAAGAGCCAAATAGGTGTTGATATTGAGAATAATTATACGCCTAAATATATAACTATTAGAGGTAAAGGCAAACTTATAGATGAACTCAAAAAAGAAGCAAAAAAATCTGATAAAATATTTTTGGCGACAGACCCTGATAGGGAAGGAGAGGCAATATCTTGGCATCTTGCAACAATTCTTGGACTTGATGATAATGAAAAATGCAGGATTGAATTTCACGAGATAACTAAAAAAGCTGTATTTGAAGCAATAAATAAGCCAAGAGCTATAAATAAAAATCTTGTCGATGCCCAGCAAACAAGGAGAATATTAGATAGACTTGTTGGATATAAGATAAGCCCAATTTTATGGAGAAAAGTAAAATGGGGACTTAGCGCTGGAAGAGTTCAGTCGGTTGCCGTAAGACTTATATGTGATAGAGAAAAAGAAATAAAAGATTTTATACCAAAAGAATATTGGTCCCTTACTGCAAAGTTTAAAGAAGCAAATAAGACATTTGAAGCTAAATTTTATGGTATAAACAACAAAAAAATTTCAATTGATTCAGAAGAACAAGTTAATAGCATAATTAATGAAATTAAAAATAGTGAATTTAGAGTAGAAGATATTAAAAATCAAGAAAGAAAGAAAAATCCACTTCCGCCTTTTATTACAAGTACGCTTCAACAGGAAGCTTATAAGAAACTTAATTTTACAACTAAAAAAACTATGTCAATTGCACAGCAACTTTATGAAGGCATAGATTTAAAAAATGAAGGTACTGTAGGGCTTATTACATATATGAGAACTGATTCAGTTAGAATTTCTAGCGAAGCTCAAGAAAGTGCTTTAAAATATATTAAGATAAAATATGGAGATAATTATATACCTGCAATAAAAAGAAATTATAAAACAAAAGAAAATGCACAGGATGCTCATGAAGCAATAAGACCAACTATGGTAGAAAGAGAACCTGATAGCATAAAAGATTCTTTAACTAATGATCAATATAAGCTGTATAATCTTATATGGTCAAGATTTATTGCAAGCCAAATGTCAGAAGCTGTTTTTGATACAATTACTGTTGACATAAAAGCAAAAGACTATTTATTTAAAGCAAATGGAAGTACAATGAAATTTCCTGGTTTTTTAACAGTATATAAAACAGAAGAGGATGAGGAAGAAGAAAATAAAATACCAAAGCTTGAAAATGGTCAAGTTTTATGTTTAAAATCCCTAGATCCAGCTCAACATTTTACTCAACCTCCAGCAAGATATACAGAAGCTACTCTTGTTAAAGCATTAGAAGAAAATGGAATTGGAAGACCAAGTACTTATGCTCCTATTATAAGTACGATATTGGAAAGAGGATATGTAGTAAAAGAAAAAAAATCATTATATCCTACAGAACTTGGTATTGTTGTAACGGACTTATTAAAAGAATACTTTAAAGATATAGTTGATGTTGAATTTACTGCTCAAATGGAAAATAAATTAGATGAGATTGAGGATGGAAAAGCATATTGGATAAAAATTGTTGACGATTTTTATAGACCTTTAAAGAGTCAAATTGAATCTGCAGAAGAGAAGATAAGTAAGATAGATATCGAGGAACAAGTAGAAGTTACAGATGTTAAATGCGATAAATGTGGAAGAAATATGGTTATAAAGCGTGGTAAATTTGGTAAATTCCTTGCATGTCCTGGGTATCCTGAATGCAAAAATACTAAACCTCTTGTTGAAGAAATAGATGTTCCATGTCCTAAATGTGGATCGAAGGTTGTTATAAGAAAAAGTAAAAAAGGCAAAATATTTTATGGATGTAGCAGATATCCTGAATGTAACTTTGTAAGTTGGTATAAGCCTACTAACGAAAAATGTCCTAATTGTGGTGAAATACTCTATGAAAAAAATTTAAAAGGTCAAAAACAGTTTATATGCTTAAATGAAGAATGCAAATATAAAAAAACTGAAAGGTGA
- the ylqF gene encoding ribosome biogenesis GTPase YlqF, with amino-acid sequence MNIQWYPGHMVKSKREIQESLKLIDVVIEILDSRIPESSKNPEVDSIIGNKPKIIVLNKCDLAEDSVTFEWIKYYKKVGINSIDVDSSTGKNINKIYNVVKETVKDKLDRRIEKGIIGRPIRALIIGIPNVGKSTFINKLTSKSSAKTGDKPGVTKSRQWIKVSNNFELLDTPGILWPKFDDKRIALHLAFTRAIKDEILDIEELALELIKEIGTLKPDAIIKRYNIEISSDPFETLKRIGSKRGCIISGGNIDITKASNIILEDYRTGKMGKISLEKPGEVE; translated from the coding sequence ATGAACATACAGTGGTATCCAGGTCACATGGTAAAATCAAAAAGAGAAATACAGGAAAGTTTAAAACTGATAGACGTAGTAATAGAGATTTTGGATAGTAGAATACCAGAAAGTAGTAAAAATCCTGAAGTAGATAGTATCATTGGAAATAAACCTAAAATTATAGTTTTAAACAAATGTGATTTAGCTGAAGATAGTGTAACTTTTGAGTGGATAAAATATTATAAAAAAGTTGGAATTAATTCAATTGATGTTGATTCATCTACTGGCAAAAATATAAATAAGATTTATAATGTAGTGAAAGAAACAGTTAAGGATAAACTTGATAGAAGAATTGAAAAAGGAATAATAGGTAGACCAATTAGAGCACTTATAATAGGAATACCTAATGTTGGTAAGTCAACGTTTATAAATAAACTTACTTCTAAATCTTCTGCAAAGACAGGAGATAAGCCTGGAGTTACAAAAAGTAGACAATGGATAAAAGTTAGTAATAACTTTGAACTTTTAGATACACCGGGTATATTATGGCCTAAGTTTGATGACAAAAGAATTGCTCTACATCTTGCCTTTACAAGAGCAATAAAAGATGAGATACTTGACATTGAAGAACTTGCCTTGGAACTAATAAAAGAAATAGGAACTTTAAAACCTGATGCTATAATTAAGAGATATAATATAGAGATTTCCTCAGATCCATTTGAAACTCTAAAGAGGATTGGAAGCAAAAGAGGATGTATTATATCTGGAGGTAATATAGATATTACTAAAGCATCTAATATAATACTTGAAGATTATAGGACAGGTAAAATGGGAAAAATTAGCCTTGAAAAACCAGGAGAGGTAGAATAA
- the hslV gene encoding ATP-dependent protease subunit HslV — protein sequence MFKATTIVAVKKGNDVAIAGDGQVTLGEHTIIKGTAKKIRKIYNNKVLIGFAGSVGDAFTLSEMFEEKLQQHGGNIKKAAVDLVNAWRSDKILRKLEALMIAANEECILIISGSGEIIEPEDGIAAIGSGGMYALAAARALYRHSNLSAIEIAEKSLNIASEICVYTNNNIIVEKL from the coding sequence ATGTTTAAAGCAACCACCATTGTAGCTGTTAAAAAAGGTAATGATGTCGCAATAGCTGGGGATGGTCAGGTAACTTTGGGTGAACATACTATAATAAAGGGCACTGCAAAAAAAATAAGAAAAATATATAACAATAAGGTATTAATTGGTTTTGCAGGATCTGTTGGGGATGCATTTACTTTATCAGAAATGTTTGAGGAAAAGCTACAGCAGCATGGAGGCAACATTAAAAAAGCAGCAGTTGATCTTGTAAATGCGTGGAGAAGCGATAAAATATTAAGAAAGCTTGAAGCATTAATGATAGCTGCAAATGAAGAGTGTATTCTTATCATTTCTGGTAGTGGGGAAATAATTGAGCCTGAAGATGGAATTGCAGCAATTGGTTCAGGAGGAATGTATGCTCTTGCTGCCGCAAGGGCGTTGTATAGGCATTCTAATCTTTCTGCTATTGAAATAGCTGAAAAATCTTTAAATATAGCCTCAGAGATTTGTGTATATACTAACAATAATATAATAGTTGAGAAGTTATGA
- the trmFO gene encoding methylenetetrahydrofolate--tRNA-(uracil(54)-C(5))-methyltransferase (FADH(2)-oxidizing) TrmFO produces the protein MEVNVIGAGLAGSEAAFQLANRGIKVNLYEMRPKKFTPAHHTDKFGELVCSNSLRSNLLENAVGLLKEELRILKSLIMECADKNSVPAGGALAVDRESFSECITKKILNHPNIKVIRQEVTKIDTNTYTIIATGPLTSDALSEEIKKITNSEYFYFYDAAAPIVTYESINLHKVFKASRYGKGEEEAYINCPMNKEEYDKFYFELINAQRAEIKSFEKQIVFEGCMPVEKMAERGINTLLYGPLKPVGLIDPRTGKQPYAVVQLRRDNADGTLYNIVGFQTNLKWGEQKRVFGLIPGLENAEFVRYGVMHRNTYINSTKLLLPTLQMKKYPKIMFAGQITGVEGYIESTSMGMLAGINMARIVNNQEPFVFPLDTAIGSLARYISNGTVRNFQPMNINFGIIPPIKEHIKDKRLKNLKISENAISSLRKYVENNRITID, from the coding sequence ATGGAAGTTAATGTTATCGGTGCTGGCCTTGCTGGAAGTGAGGCAGCTTTTCAACTTGCAAATAGAGGAATAAAAGTGAATTTATATGAAATGCGTCCTAAAAAATTTACACCTGCTCATCATACGGATAAGTTTGGGGAACTTGTATGTAGTAATTCCTTAAGATCTAATCTTCTTGAGAATGCCGTAGGACTTTTAAAGGAAGAACTTAGAATTTTAAAATCCCTTATAATGGAATGTGCAGATAAAAATTCTGTTCCTGCAGGAGGGGCCCTTGCAGTAGATAGAGAATCCTTTTCTGAATGTATAACAAAAAAAATATTAAATCATCCTAATATTAAAGTTATAAGACAAGAAGTAACAAAAATTGATACTAACACTTATACAATAATTGCCACTGGTCCTTTAACCTCAGATGCTTTATCTGAAGAGATAAAAAAAATAACAAATAGTGAATATTTTTATTTCTATGATGCTGCAGCTCCGATTGTAACTTATGAGTCTATAAATTTACATAAAGTATTTAAAGCATCAAGATATGGAAAAGGTGAAGAAGAAGCTTATATAAACTGCCCTATGAATAAGGAAGAATATGACAAATTTTATTTTGAGCTTATAAATGCACAAAGAGCAGAAATCAAAAGCTTTGAAAAACAAATTGTATTTGAAGGCTGTATGCCCGTCGAGAAAATGGCTGAAAGAGGAATTAATACACTTTTATATGGACCTTTAAAACCTGTAGGGTTAATTGATCCTAGAACAGGGAAGCAACCCTATGCAGTAGTTCAATTAAGACGCGACAATGCAGATGGAACTTTATATAATATAGTAGGTTTTCAAACTAATCTTAAATGGGGAGAACAAAAAAGAGTATTTGGATTGATACCAGGACTTGAAAATGCGGAATTTGTAAGATATGGTGTAATGCACAGAAATACGTACATTAATTCTACAAAGTTGTTACTTCCAACGCTACAGATGAAAAAATATCCTAAGATAATGTTTGCAGGACAAATTACTGGTGTTGAAGGGTATATAGAATCAACTTCAATGGGAATGCTTGCAGGCATAAACATGGCAAGGATTGTTAATAACCAAGAACCTTTTGTTTTCCCATTAGATACAGCAATTGGTTCCCTTGCAAGATATATTTCAAATGGTACAGTAAGAAACTTTCAACCTATGAATATAAATTTTGGTATAATACCTCCAATAAAGGAACATATTAAAGATAAACGATTGAAAAATTTAAAAATTTCAGAAAATGCAATATCATCTTTAAGGAAATATGTAGAAAATAATCGAATAACTATTGATTAA
- the tsf gene encoding translation elongation factor Ts, which yields MVITAKMVSELRERTGAGMMDCKKALTQADGDIEKAIEILREKGLASAAKKAGRIAAEGLIQTYISEDGKSGAIIEVNCETDFVAKNDDFVNLSKNLAKQATLSKASNLDELLEEKYIADESMLVKDAITALIAKLGENMKLRRYEKFNTDNGVLVDYIHGGGRIGIMVQVEGQNKEGLLEVGKELALQIAAANPLFLNKEDVPADVIEKEKEIYKQQALNEGKPEKIIEKMVEGRMQKYYKDVCLIEQLWIRDQDMTIRKYIENKSKELGTEIKVVKFARFEKGEGIEKKEENFAEEVAKQIKC from the coding sequence ATGGTAATTACTGCTAAAATGGTAAGTGAATTAAGAGAAAGAACCGGAGCAGGTATGATGGATTGTAAAAAGGCTCTAACACAGGCTGATGGTGATATTGAAAAAGCAATAGAGATATTAAGAGAAAAAGGATTAGCATCAGCAGCTAAAAAAGCTGGAAGAATAGCTGCAGAAGGTCTTATACAAACATACATATCTGAAGATGGAAAGTCCGGGGCAATAATTGAAGTTAACTGTGAAACAGACTTTGTTGCAAAGAATGATGATTTTGTTAATCTTTCAAAGAACCTTGCAAAACAAGCTACACTATCAAAAGCATCTAACTTGGATGAACTATTAGAAGAAAAATATATAGCTGATGAGTCAATGTTAGTAAAAGATGCTATAACAGCACTTATTGCTAAGCTTGGCGAGAACATGAAACTTAGAAGATATGAAAAATTCAATACTGATAATGGTGTACTTGTTGATTACATACATGGTGGCGGAAGAATTGGTATAATGGTTCAGGTAGAAGGTCAAAATAAAGAAGGTCTTTTAGAAGTTGGTAAAGAACTTGCACTTCAAATTGCAGCTGCTAATCCATTATTCTTAAATAAGGAAGATGTTCCTGCTGATGTAATAGAAAAGGAAAAAGAAATATACAAGCAGCAAGCTTTAAATGAAGGTAAACCTGAAAAAATAATAGAAAAAATGGTTGAAGGAAGAATGCAAAAATATTATAAGGATGTTTGCTTAATTGAACAGCTTTGGATAAGAGATCAAGATATGACTATTAGAAAATACATTGAAAATAAATCAAAGGAATTAGGCACAGAAATAAAAGTCGTTAAGTTTGCAAGGTTTGAAAAAGGTGAAGGTATAGAGAAAAAGGAAGAAAACTTTGCAGAAGAAGTAGCAAAGCAAATTAAATGCTAA
- the hslU gene encoding ATP-dependent protease ATPase subunit HslU has protein sequence MENLTPKKIVEELDKYIIGQNEAKKMVAIALRNRYRRNLLKDDIKEDIMPKNILMIGPTGVGKTEIARRLAKLINAPFVKVEATKFTEVGYVGRDVDSIIRDLMEDSVRIVKEEKYKITEGKAKELAIERIAEQLAPNPKKKNDIINPFGYLFAPQRENQKYQEDDLEKDYNDDNFLKREQIKKQIENGLLDDMLIEIEIEDNSAAPFDIIAGGNLDDLNINLQDMLGNIFPKKKKRKKVTVKEALRIFQQEEAEKMIDMDDVYKEAKKRAEEQGIVFIDEIDKIAGKGTTHGPDISREGVQRDILPIVEGSTVNTKYGPIKTDYILFIAAGAFHVSKVTDLIPELLGRFPVHVELQNLTKEDFEQILLKPKNALTKQYIELLKTEGIELIFDDGAISYIAEVSYKMNQQYENIGARRLHTVIEEVLKDISFEAPDIQEKRIVIDELYVKEKMKKYIKETDINKYII, from the coding sequence TTGGAAAATCTAACACCCAAAAAAATTGTTGAAGAACTTGATAAATATATTATAGGTCAAAATGAAGCAAAAAAAATGGTAGCAATAGCCTTAAGAAATAGATATAGGAGAAATCTATTAAAAGATGATATAAAAGAAGATATAATGCCTAAAAATATTTTAATGATAGGTCCCACAGGCGTTGGAAAAACTGAAATTGCAAGAAGGCTTGCTAAACTTATAAATGCACCTTTTGTTAAAGTAGAAGCAACAAAATTTACAGAAGTAGGCTATGTAGGCCGAGATGTTGATTCTATTATTAGAGACTTAATGGAAGATTCAGTTAGAATTGTTAAAGAGGAGAAATATAAAATTACAGAAGGTAAAGCAAAGGAACTTGCTATTGAAAGGATAGCTGAGCAGCTTGCACCTAATCCAAAGAAAAAAAATGATATAATAAATCCCTTTGGGTATCTATTTGCCCCTCAAAGAGAAAATCAAAAATATCAAGAAGATGATTTAGAAAAAGATTATAATGACGATAACTTTTTAAAGAGAGAACAAATTAAAAAACAAATTGAAAATGGTCTTCTTGATGATATGCTTATTGAAATAGAAATCGAGGATAATTCTGCAGCTCCCTTTGATATAATAGCAGGTGGAAATTTAGATGATTTGAATATAAACCTTCAAGATATGCTTGGTAATATTTTCCCTAAGAAGAAAAAAAGAAAGAAAGTCACAGTTAAAGAAGCCTTAAGGATATTTCAACAAGAAGAAGCAGAAAAGATGATTGATATGGATGATGTATATAAAGAGGCCAAAAAACGTGCTGAAGAACAAGGAATAGTATTCATAGATGAAATTGATAAAATAGCAGGTAAAGGTACTACCCATGGACCTGATATTTCAAGGGAAGGAGTACAACGTGATATTCTTCCTATAGTTGAAGGGAGCACTGTAAATACTAAATATGGTCCTATAAAAACCGATTATATACTTTTTATTGCTGCAGGAGCATTTCATGTATCCAAAGTTACTGATTTAATACCCGAACTATTAGGAAGATTCCCCGTACATGTAGAACTTCAAAATCTTACAAAGGAAGATTTTGAACAGATACTATTAAAACCCAAAAATGCATTAACTAAACAATATATTGAATTATTAAAAACAGAAGGTATCGAATTAATATTTGATGACGGTGCTATAAGTTACATTGCTGAAGTATCATATAAGATGAATCAGCAATATGAAAACATAGGAGCAAGAAGGCTTCATACAGTTATTGAAGAAGTATTAAAGGACATATCCTTTGAAGCACCTGATATACAAGAAAAGAGAATTGTTATTGATGAACTCTATGTTAAAGAAAAAATGAAAAAATACATTAAAGAAACAGATATAAATAAATATATAATATAG
- the rplS gene encoding 50S ribosomal protein L19 — MDIIRAIEAEQMKKDLPEFRVGDTVKVHVKVREGNRERIQIFEGLVIKRQNGGLRETFTVRRIAYGVGVERTFPVHSPMIDKIEVVRKGKVRRAKLYYLRKKVGKSATKVKEIIE; from the coding sequence ATGGATATTATTAGAGCAATTGAAGCTGAGCAGATGAAGAAAGACCTTCCAGAATTCAGAGTTGGTGATACAGTAAAAGTTCATGTAAAGGTTAGAGAAGGTAATAGAGAAAGAATTCAGATTTTTGAAGGGTTAGTAATTAAGAGACAAAATGGTGGATTAAGAGAAACTTTTACTGTAAGAAGGATTGCTTATGGCGTTGGAGTTGAAAGAACATTTCCAGTTCATTCTCCAATGATTGATAAGATTGAAGTAGTAAGAAAAGGTAAAGTTAGAAGAGCAAAACTTTATTATTTAAGAAAGAAAGTTGGAAAATCTGCTACAAAGGTAAAAGAAATAATAGAATAA